From a region of the Rhinolophus sinicus isolate RSC01 linkage group LG04, ASM3656204v1, whole genome shotgun sequence genome:
- the BICD2 gene encoding protein bicaudal D homolog 2 isoform X1, translating to MSAPSEEEEYARLVMEAQPEWLRAEVKRLSHELAETTREKIQAAEYGLAVLEEKHQLKLQFEELEVDYEAIRSEMEQLKEAFGQVHTNHRKVAADGESREESLIQESASKEQYYERRVLELQTELKQLRNVLTNAQSEGERLASVAQELKEINQNVELQRGRLRDDIKEYKFREARLLQDYSELEEENISLQKQVSVLRQNQVEFEGLKHEIKRLEEETEYLNSQLEDAIRLKEISERQLEEALETLKTEREQKNSLRKELSHYMSINDSLYTSHLHVSLDGLKLSDDAEAMANGFEHGSLAKLPLDNKASMPTKDGLAPPCPSLVSDLLSELNLSEIQKLKQQLMQMEREKGGLLATLQDTQKQLEQARGALSERHEEVSRLTETLSALQRLQAGKERRTALDSEKERDSHEDGDYYEVDINGPEILACKYRVALAEATELREQLKTLCSAHEASEAWHAEEKGRHEAESQALTEKVSLLEKASCQDRELLARLQTELKKVSDVAGETQGSLSVAQDELVTFSEELASLYHHVCMCNNETPTRVVLDYYREGPAGAGRCSPEARGRRSPVLPKGLTATEGGAGDSSPPPGSSLPSPLSDPRREPMNIYNLIAIIRDQIRHLQAAVDRTTELSRQRLASQELGPAADKDREALMEEILKLKSLLSTKREQITTLRTVLKANKQTAEVALANLKSKYENEKAMVTETMMKLRNELKALKEDAATFSSLRAMFATRCDEYITQLDEMQRQLAAAEDEKKTLNSLLRMAIQQKLALTQRLELLELDHEQSRRGRAKATPKAKPSTPSL from the exons GCATTTGGCCAGGTGCACACGAACCACAGGAAGGTGGCTGCGGATGGCGAGAGCCGGGAGGAGAGTCTGATCCAGGAGTCGGCCTCTAAGGAGCAGTACTACGAGCGCAGGGTGCTGGAGCTGCAGACGGAGCTGAAGCAGCTGCGCAACGTGCTCACCAACGCGCAGTCGGAGGGCGAGCGCCTGGCCTCCGTGGCGCAGGAGCTGAAGGAG ATCAACCAGAATGTGGAGCTGCAGCGGGGCCGCCTTCGGGACGACATCAAGGAGTATAAGTTCCGGGAGGCCCGCCTGCTGCAGGACTACTCGGAGCTGGAGGAAGAGAATATCAGCCTGCAGAAACAGGTGTCTGTGCTCAGGCAGAACCAG GTGGAGTTTGAGGGCCTCAAGCATGAGATCAAGCGtctggaggaggagacagagtACCTCAACAGTCAGCTGGAGGACGCCATCCGGCTCAAGGAGATCTCGGAGCGGCAGCTGGAGGAGGCATTGGAGACACTGAAAACGGAGCGGGAGCAGAAGAACAGCCTGCGCAAGGAGCTGTCGCACTATATGAGCATCAACGACTCCCTCTACACCAGCCACCTGCACGTCTCCCTGGATGGCCTCAAGCTCAGTGATGATGCTGAGGCCATGGCTAACGGCTTTGAGCACGGCAGCCTGGCCAAGCTGCCCCTGGACAACAAGGCCTCTATGCCCACCAAAGACGGCCTGGCCCCGCCCTGTCCCAGCCTCGTGTCCGACCTCCTCAGTGAGCTCAATCTCTCCGAGATTCAGAAGCTAAAGCAGCAGCTGATGCAG ATGGAGCGGGAGAAGGGGGGCCTGCTGGCAACATTGCAGGACACACAGAAGCAGCTGGAGCAGGCAAGGGGGGCCCTGTCGGAGCGGCACGAGGAGGTGAGCCGCCTGACAGAGACCCTGAGTGCTCTGCAGCGCCTGCAGGCCGGCAAGGAGCGGCGCACAGCCCTGGACAGCGAGAAGGAGCGTGACAGCCACGAAGATGGCGACTACTATGAGGTGGACATCAATGGGCCCGAGATCCTGGCCTGCAAGTACCGCGTGGCCCTGGCAGAGGCCACTGAGCTCCGGGAGCAGCTGAAGACTCTGTGCAGTGCGCACGAGGCCAGCGAAGCTTGGCACGCCGAGGAGAAGGGCCGACACGAGGCCGAAAGCCAGGCTCTCACTGAGAAGGTGTCCCTGCTGGAGAAAGCCAGCTGCCAGGACCGTGAGCTGCTGGCTCGGCTGCAGACAGAGCTGAAGAAGGTCAGTGATGTCGCAGGTGAGACACAGGGCAGCCTGAGTGTGGCCCAGGATGAATTGGTGACTTTCAGTGAAGAGCTGGCCAGTCTGTACCACCACGTGTGCATGTGCAACAACGAGACGCCCACCCGTGTCGTGCTGGACTACTACCGCGAGGGCCCGGCTGGTGCTGGCCGCTGCAGCCCCGAGGCCCGTGGGCGCCGCTCACCAGTCCTGCCCAAGGGGCTGACGGCCACAGAAGGTGGGGCTGGGGACAGCAGCCCCCCCCCTGGCTCCTCGCTGCCCTCGCCCCTGAGTGACCCGCGCCGGGAGCCCATGAACATCTACAACCTGATCGCTATAATCCGCGACCAGATCAGGCACCTGCAGGCGGCTGTGGACCGCACCACGGAGCTGTCGCGACAGCGCCTGGCATCACAGGAGCTGGGCCCTGCGGCAGATAAGGATCGGGAGGCCCTCATGGAGGAGATCCTCAAGCTCAAGTCGCTTCTCAGCACCAAGCGGGAGCAGATCACCACACTGCGCACGGTGCTCAAGGCCAACAAGCAG ACGGCCGAGGTGGCCCTTGCCAACCTGAAGAGCAAGTACGAGAACGAGAAAGCCATGGTGACGGAGACCATGATGAAGCTGCGCAACGAGCTCAAAGCCCTCAAGGAGGACGCGGCCACCTTCTCCTCACTGCGTGCCATGTTTGCCACCAG GTGTGACGAATACATCACGCAGCTGGATGAGATGCAGCGGCAGCTGGCAGCCGCCGAGGATGAAAAGAAGACGCTAAACTCCCTGCTACGCATGGCCATCCAGCAGAAGCTGGCGCTGACCCAGCGGCTGGAGCTGCTCGAGCTGGACCATGAGCAGAGCCGGCGGGGCCGTGCCAAGGCCACCCCCAAGGCCAAGCCCAGCACCCCGAGC CTGTAG
- the BICD2 gene encoding protein bicaudal D homolog 2 isoform X2, giving the protein MSAPSEEEEYARLVMEAQPEWLRAEVKRLSHELAETTREKIQAAEYGLAVLEEKHQLKLQFEELEVDYEAIRSEMEQLKEAFGQVHTNHRKVAADGESREESLIQESASKEQYYERRVLELQTELKQLRNVLTNAQSEGERLASVAQELKEINQNVELQRGRLRDDIKEYKFREARLLQDYSELEEENISLQKQVSVLRQNQVEFEGLKHEIKRLEEETEYLNSQLEDAIRLKEISERQLEEALETLKTEREQKNSLRKELSHYMSINDSLYTSHLHVSLDGLKLSDDAEAMANGFEHGSLAKLPLDNKASMPTKDGLAPPCPSLVSDLLSELNLSEIQKLKQQLMQMEREKGGLLATLQDTQKQLEQARGALSERHEEVSRLTETLSALQRLQAGKERRTALDSEKERDSHEDGDYYEVDINGPEILACKYRVALAEATELREQLKTLCSAHEASEAWHAEEKGRHEAESQALTEKVSLLEKASCQDRELLARLQTELKKVSDVAGETQGSLSVAQDELVTFSEELASLYHHVCMCNNETPTRVVLDYYREGPAGAGRCSPEARGRRSPVLPKGLTATEGGAGDSSPPPGSSLPSPLSDPRREPMNIYNLIAIIRDQIRHLQAAVDRTTELSRQRLASQELGPAADKDREALMEEILKLKSLLSTKREQITTLRTVLKANKQTAEVALANLKSKYENEKAMVTETMMKLRNELKALKEDAATFSSLRAMFATRCDEYITQLDEMQRQLAAAEDEKKTLNSLLRMAIQQKLALTQRLELLELDHEQSRRGRAKATPKAKPSTPSVSHTCACASNRTEGAGLTAQVLCGEKYNICWD; this is encoded by the exons GCATTTGGCCAGGTGCACACGAACCACAGGAAGGTGGCTGCGGATGGCGAGAGCCGGGAGGAGAGTCTGATCCAGGAGTCGGCCTCTAAGGAGCAGTACTACGAGCGCAGGGTGCTGGAGCTGCAGACGGAGCTGAAGCAGCTGCGCAACGTGCTCACCAACGCGCAGTCGGAGGGCGAGCGCCTGGCCTCCGTGGCGCAGGAGCTGAAGGAG ATCAACCAGAATGTGGAGCTGCAGCGGGGCCGCCTTCGGGACGACATCAAGGAGTATAAGTTCCGGGAGGCCCGCCTGCTGCAGGACTACTCGGAGCTGGAGGAAGAGAATATCAGCCTGCAGAAACAGGTGTCTGTGCTCAGGCAGAACCAG GTGGAGTTTGAGGGCCTCAAGCATGAGATCAAGCGtctggaggaggagacagagtACCTCAACAGTCAGCTGGAGGACGCCATCCGGCTCAAGGAGATCTCGGAGCGGCAGCTGGAGGAGGCATTGGAGACACTGAAAACGGAGCGGGAGCAGAAGAACAGCCTGCGCAAGGAGCTGTCGCACTATATGAGCATCAACGACTCCCTCTACACCAGCCACCTGCACGTCTCCCTGGATGGCCTCAAGCTCAGTGATGATGCTGAGGCCATGGCTAACGGCTTTGAGCACGGCAGCCTGGCCAAGCTGCCCCTGGACAACAAGGCCTCTATGCCCACCAAAGACGGCCTGGCCCCGCCCTGTCCCAGCCTCGTGTCCGACCTCCTCAGTGAGCTCAATCTCTCCGAGATTCAGAAGCTAAAGCAGCAGCTGATGCAG ATGGAGCGGGAGAAGGGGGGCCTGCTGGCAACATTGCAGGACACACAGAAGCAGCTGGAGCAGGCAAGGGGGGCCCTGTCGGAGCGGCACGAGGAGGTGAGCCGCCTGACAGAGACCCTGAGTGCTCTGCAGCGCCTGCAGGCCGGCAAGGAGCGGCGCACAGCCCTGGACAGCGAGAAGGAGCGTGACAGCCACGAAGATGGCGACTACTATGAGGTGGACATCAATGGGCCCGAGATCCTGGCCTGCAAGTACCGCGTGGCCCTGGCAGAGGCCACTGAGCTCCGGGAGCAGCTGAAGACTCTGTGCAGTGCGCACGAGGCCAGCGAAGCTTGGCACGCCGAGGAGAAGGGCCGACACGAGGCCGAAAGCCAGGCTCTCACTGAGAAGGTGTCCCTGCTGGAGAAAGCCAGCTGCCAGGACCGTGAGCTGCTGGCTCGGCTGCAGACAGAGCTGAAGAAGGTCAGTGATGTCGCAGGTGAGACACAGGGCAGCCTGAGTGTGGCCCAGGATGAATTGGTGACTTTCAGTGAAGAGCTGGCCAGTCTGTACCACCACGTGTGCATGTGCAACAACGAGACGCCCACCCGTGTCGTGCTGGACTACTACCGCGAGGGCCCGGCTGGTGCTGGCCGCTGCAGCCCCGAGGCCCGTGGGCGCCGCTCACCAGTCCTGCCCAAGGGGCTGACGGCCACAGAAGGTGGGGCTGGGGACAGCAGCCCCCCCCCTGGCTCCTCGCTGCCCTCGCCCCTGAGTGACCCGCGCCGGGAGCCCATGAACATCTACAACCTGATCGCTATAATCCGCGACCAGATCAGGCACCTGCAGGCGGCTGTGGACCGCACCACGGAGCTGTCGCGACAGCGCCTGGCATCACAGGAGCTGGGCCCTGCGGCAGATAAGGATCGGGAGGCCCTCATGGAGGAGATCCTCAAGCTCAAGTCGCTTCTCAGCACCAAGCGGGAGCAGATCACCACACTGCGCACGGTGCTCAAGGCCAACAAGCAG ACGGCCGAGGTGGCCCTTGCCAACCTGAAGAGCAAGTACGAGAACGAGAAAGCCATGGTGACGGAGACCATGATGAAGCTGCGCAACGAGCTCAAAGCCCTCAAGGAGGACGCGGCCACCTTCTCCTCACTGCGTGCCATGTTTGCCACCAG GTGTGACGAATACATCACGCAGCTGGATGAGATGCAGCGGCAGCTGGCAGCCGCCGAGGATGAAAAGAAGACGCTAAACTCCCTGCTACGCATGGCCATCCAGCAGAAGCTGGCGCTGACCCAGCGGCTGGAGCTGCTCGAGCTGGACCATGAGCAGAGCCGGCGGGGCCGTGCCAAGGCCACCCCCAAGGCCAAGCCCAGCACCCCGAGCGTAAGTCACACCTGTGCCTGTGCCAGCAACAGGACCGAGGGCGCTGGGCTCACTGCTCAGGTGCTCTGCGGCGAGAAGTATAACATTTGCTGGGATTAA